In Chroicocephalus ridibundus chromosome 21, bChrRid1.1, whole genome shotgun sequence, the sequence gagccctggcTTTTTGGGGGTCTTTGGTGACCACTGTGATGGGTGCCCTGGGGCCACCTCTCCTTCACGCAGTGGCCACCTCGCCATGGACAAATCCATATTTTGGCGTTTCCATCAGCGTGGTGCCGTGTCCCCGCGCTCGGCACTCGCTGACTCACCAAGGGGCACCCACCGCCCCGTCATGGGCTGAGCTGTTCCTGCCACCTCCGAGGGCTTTCCAGTTACAACAGATACTTACGGAGGGTGGCTCAGGAGGATGGAATTGCCGCCCTCCCGACAGCGCACCGTCACGCCGGGGAGCCGGTCACCAAACCAGAAAGAGGAGCCAGGAGTCCCCACTCCCACGGCACATTCCCAGCCCCGGCGCTGGGACGAGGATCCGGGAGCCCTggctcccctttcctcccctccatcACCCCAACCATTTGACACATTTCCTGCCTCTAATTAAATGCACGCCACACCTTTCTGCTTAATTTCCATGTATTTATTTCCAAGGCAGGAACAATAAATAGTCATTCTCGTTGTGAAATCCACCCCAAGGTGAGAGGAGACGGAGGGTGGCCTGTGGCCGAGCCGCGGTGTCGGTGCTGCCGCCGCGGCAGGGAGGACCCGCCGCCCCAGCCCAGTTTCATCATATTTCTcgggggtttggtttggtttggtttggttcggTTCGGTTTGgttcatctatttatttattgttttcctcGCAAGGTGAGGCAGGTGCTGCTGAGGTGCCCACACCCTCTCCCTTTTTGGGGTGCCCATCGCGCCTCCAGGGCTGCCCACAGGCTCCCCCGGGACACAGAGCCCGGATGGCAGAAAACAGTTGGGACAACCAGGCTCCGCGAGTGCCCTGCACCCTCTCAAGCCCATTTCTTCATTCTCTGTGCGCTCGGTGCCTGAGCTAATTGTTCCATCCCAGCGAGCCACCGCTTTGTGGCACTTACAGTTTCCCAATTTGCTGTAATTAGACAGAAATCCCCCGCTCACCTGGCACAGGTGGGACCTCGCTGCTGCCCTCGCGGTTCCCGGGGCTTTCTGAGACTGAGATTTCGGGGTCTCCCCTGCGCTCCCTCCAGCCCAGAGCGGGGCCGCATGGCACCACAGAGCCCTCGGGGTGCCTGCTCCGGAGACACAGCCCCGGCTCTGCTTGTGGGGTCCCCTCAGTAGGGACCACCGAGCACAAGCCACCCCTGCAATGGGCATGAGGGCAGCCCCGTGAGCACCCTCAGTGCCCGCGCACACCTGTGGTGACACACACACCCGCAGCACCATGGCCATCACAGTGCCCGCGCACACTCACGGCACCGTGCATGCCCGCAGCATCCCTTGCACATCTGCAGCATCCCCTGCGTGCCCACAACAGCATCCCTCACACACCTGCAGCATCCCTTGCACATCTGCAGCGTCCCTTGAACATCTGCAGCATCCCTTGCACCCCCACAGCATCTCTTGCATGCCCACAACAGCATCCCTCGCATGCCCGCAGCGCCCCTCGCACACCCACCACATCCCTTGCACCCTGGTGCTCTGCGCTGGGGCGAGCGGGACCACACCACCCAGCGATGCTCAGAGCCCCCATcgctgcagccctgtcccccccggccccactcctttccctctcccaccaAGGACAAATGAGGTCACCCCATCCCGGCTGggtttagttttcctttttccagtgttttcctttattaatttATACAAAAATGGTTGCAAGTGATGCAAGCCAATTACAACCCGCCACCGTCCCAGCCCCGAGCCCAGCCGCCAGCTGGGGGCCAGCATCCCTGGCGAGGGGGCAGGCGGGGGAGCACTGTGCAGGCAGCACACCCCGGCACAGCACCCCAAAAACCCGGGCAGGCGCGGGGCACCACGGTTCCCGCACCGGGGGAAGTGCAGGGAATACACCCAGGCCACGCACAGGGACGTCAGTGCTGGAGCCTGGGATGTCCCTGAAGGTGCTCGGAGCACAAGGCAGGACTGTGACAAAGGGGCTCCCATCGGGTGGCAAGGCGTAGGGTCGGGGGACAAGCCCGCACATCCAAGGGCTTTGGGGGGAAAGGAGCCGAGTCCCTCTGGCTGCGATGCTCCGGGGCTGGGGGACCTGCAACTGGAGGGTTTTGGGCACCGGAGGTGGGACAACCCCGGGGGTAAAGGCTCTGGAGCGAAGGACGGAGAAAGGTGGCTCCGGAGCCAGGGCCAGGAACCCCCTTGCCAcctccctcccgccgcggcgcgggccggagctgggggtgggaagggaggtttCCTGATGGGAAGGAgagctgggagagggcagggacggagccgggcagggggatccccccgccccggccagggACACGGGGAGGAGATGAGCCCCGGCGGGAGCAACGCTGCGTTTTCCCAGGCGCATCCCGCCAGGACCAGCAGCCTCTCGCGCTTCTCGGTGCAGAGCCTGAGGCCTCGGGCGCCTTCCCGTCCCCCGCCACCCTCTACTTCCTCCGGCAGCCCTTGGCCGCGTCCCCCATCATGTCCCAGTACTCTCCGAACTCCAGCTTGGCCTCGTCAGGGTTGCCCATGCATTCGATCTTCTCTTCCAGCGGCCCAACGCACTGCAGAGGGGGCAGAAAAagcatgggggtgatggggctgtGGGGTCCCACGGGCAGCCCGTGCCCACCCtgtctccccctgcccacccctcacCTTTCCCAGGTGGGGCAGCTTCTGCACCACCAGCTCCTGCATCTCGTTGGGCGTCAGGTACTCCTTCTGCCCCTTCACCGCGTAGCAGTGGAACTGGTTGATGACAGTCTCGATGGCCCGTTCCACGTCAGTGAGCTCCTGGCAGTCCTGCgcggcaggaggagagagggtgAGCACCGGTGGGACACCTCCCCGGAGGGACAGGACACCCCTCAGAGGGACGGGACACCCCCCAGAGGGACAGGACACCCCCCAGAGGGACAGGACAAGCCCCTGAATAGACAGGCCACCCCCCGAGAAGACGCACCAGTGCTCTCTGCAGATGTTCAGCCCCTCCGCAATGACGTGATAAACCCCCTTATCAACGTGAGACCTCTCCCTACAGATGTGAGACCCCACCATACAGATGTGAGACCCCCTCTACAGATGTGAGACCCCACCACACAGGCGTGAGACCCCTCTACAGATGCAAGAACCCTCCGCCCAGCCGTTGCATCCCTCCATAGATGCTCTGCCTGGTTCGGCACCCCCCAGAGCTGTCATCCCCCTCCGTCTCGACGCGACAACCCCTCCCCGCAGGCATGTCACCCCCCCTGTCACTGCTTGCCCGGGCTTCTCCCTGCCCGGGGCCAGAGGGGCTTAGCCACCCTGGCGTCTCCAGGCGCTACACCCACGGCGCACGGGGGCCGCCGCGGCCGTCCGGACTGGTTCTTCCTCTCCTTTGCACAAGTGGCGGATGGCGGCATGAGTCAGTGCCCAGGACAACTCAAGCGCctgccgggatggggctgggcagcagcaggagcccttCTCCCCCCGCCATCAGGGCGCAGACCCCTTCCCCGGCAAGGTGGGGGGCAGAGACCGGCCTGACCCACGCGCCCGGCCGCTGGCGCTAATTAGCCGAGGCTGCGTTTGAAGGGAAACGGTGATTCACTCAGCATCTGCGGTTTCCCCACGAAACACCGTGAAACCACAACAGGCGATGCCCATTAGGAAGAACCCAGCCATCTTCGGAGCCTCAGCCCCGCGCCCTGGCTCAGCCAGCCGGGGCCAAATCCTCCGTGGGTGCAAAGGGACGCAGGGTGGGCATCCCCTGTTTGAAAGCCGAGGAAAACAGGAGACTTTCTGCCGTTGGGCATCCTTGGAGAGGTTGCGAGGAGCGAGCGCAGCTCCCAAAGGTGAGTCCAGGGGAGCCGGAGAAAGCCGCCTGGTTCCCCGAGCTTTCAAGTGGCTCCAAGTCTGCGCCAAACCCTGAAATATCCCCCCAGCTCCTCGGCTGGAGCCTGGCTCCAGGATGGGGCTGGCCCGGCCGTGCTGCTCTGAGTCACCCCGcgcccagggctctgctcccagggGTGGGACGGCGCGGGGTGCCCCCTGCGCCCTGCGCCCCCGCtgaggggggggtcccagccctcccGGTGCCACGGCGTCGCTCATGGACCTTGCGCTTCTTGCGGCAGT encodes:
- the S100A14 gene encoding protein S100-A14, which produces MGQCNCRKKRKDCQELTDVERAIETVINQFHCYAVKGQKEYLTPNEMQELVVQKLPHLGKCVGPLEEKIECMGNPDEAKLEFGEYWDMMGDAAKGCRRK